From the genome of Toxoplasma gondii ME49 chromosome XII, whole genome shotgun sequence:
TGATGGCTGCTGGCTCGAGAGGCTCATCCCGCAAAGGATCGacttttgtctctgtcgaacGCGAGAAATGACCTCGGTAGGCATTCGTGGACGTGAGGAAacgacagacagacgcagacgcagatagcacgcagacgcagaggagagagctcGAGGCTTGTGTAGGGACGGAAGCGAAGCGCGACAGTGGCCCTCTGGTCTCGAGCACGAACGGAGGGAAGGCGCTGCTGAACGAGCGTCTCTTTTCGTAGAGGAGAAGTCGAAAAACTGGACGGGAGTGAAAGGAGGGAAGACGGAAACGGAACTCTGGGGTGTGGAGACACCCGAAGAAGCTGAGGGACGGCGAGAACAGAGTGAAGCAGTTCTCGATCTCTCGTGCACAGTTAGGTCCCAGTGAATGCTAGAGCAACTAAAACCTCAGGGAGAAGCGAATTGACACATCCACGACTCAGAGGCTTCCTAGAACGAGTCTCAACGGGTCTGGCGCGAAGGTCCCTCAGGCTGAAAGAGCAAGCGAGGACAGCTGaactgcagaaaacgagcTTGCAAATCGTCTCGAAAAGCCTTACAGATACTGCCCCACAAGGAGACACGGCGAGGCGCTGGAGGCGCTGGATTCGCAGGGTCCCCTTCTCTCGGCAGCGGTTGTCGCTCAAGCCGTAGACTCGCAGAAGGCCTTGGGCTTCTTCCATTCTGTCGGTTTGGACGCAATGGAGaagcctcttcctcctcgtattcgtcctctgcagagaaggggaaatCGCGGGGGAAAACCACGAAAAAGGCACACACTCAACTGAAGACTCGCAAATCGTAAACTCTAGAAACGACACGTGCTccctcttccctcgtcttcccccTGGATATATACGCGTCGCCCGGGGGAActacataaacatatatatatatatatatatatatatatatatataaagcTGTATAGACGTTGGAGACGCGTTGATCGACGAGTCTATAattgtgtgtctctttctctgggATTTAGACTCGTTTCTGTTCAGTTTCGCGAGAACTCAGCACCAATGTCCGTCCACTCCAAGCAGCGCAGATGCCAGACTCAACTCTGCTCTGCACACACtctccagtgcatgcagtcgcagATCGAGAAAAACCCACATCTTTGGCAACCGCAGTAAGAGTCGATGAATGTGagcgagtgaagaagaaagccggGACGGAAAAACAGGAAGCGGAGGGGTGAAGATGCggcaggagagaacagaacgcgctgacgaaaaagaaatgtTCCACCACTTTCGCAGGAATCTCCACCTTCTACGAAGGGCACACGAGCGGGTCACTTACATATCTATcgatatatctatatatctatctatctatatatacatatatctatctatatatatatatatacatatatctatatatctatctatatatatatacgtatatctatctatatacatatacatatatctatatatctatatatatatatatatatatgtatatatatatatatatacatatatctatatatctatctatctatatatgtatatatatatatatatacatatatctatatatctatctatatatctatctatctataaatatatatatatatattcctCATGTAGGCACACGTGTCTTTTGGAGTATTTTTTTCGTGGCATGCAGTGAGTTCCCCTCCTAGCGCGAGTCCGTTcaccttcctcgtcttcgtcgtcatagtcttcctcgctgtcggtttctgcgtcttcctccctggcGTCTTCTGGACGCGCAAACGCGGAGAACGTTGGACTGGCGCGCGGTGTAGCAGCTGCTCCGTGACCGGTCGGTCGCTTCACGTCGGCTGCGTGATCTACAGAACCGGCGAACTGGCCAGCGACTCGGCGACAGGCGGCCGAGTCTGTGTCTTGTGTTCGCGCTTTGATGCcggagagagcagactgCGACAGCCGAGACGCGCTCTGTCGGTGGTACAGCGGAGATTCCCGTTCGAGCAGCACCGGTCGCGTGAGCCTCCGGTGTTCGTACGCCCGAGAGAAGGCCACCGCATGAGCCGCTTCGCGCCCAATCCCAGGCTCCGCTTCTCGCTCGAAGGAGTCCATCGCAGGATGTTTCTGGCTGCTCTGAGcacggcgaaggagaagcagcggccGCGCGCAAATACAGAAgcccgctgctgctgcgcgtCGTCGAGTCGGCCGCCTGGAGCGCtgcggcgagacagaaaataGGGAATCGAGAGACAGctggggagaaaggaagaaaagaaaagcttCTCCCTGTGAAGCGCTTTTCCGCGGCTCTCGGAAAGTCGGAAAAGGCGTCTCCAGACCCCAGGCTTGGCCAGGAAGGGcaggcgtcttctcgcgccgGGAGTCTAGACACTCGAAGAAACCACAAAGTACGAACCGTGAGGGCAGGCCacgaagcggaggagaaaaacgcgtttctaGGAACTCCGCCGAGAGCGAATGTTCAAGACAGCCGTTGTCatgctttgtctctctgccggTTTGCTCGGAATCAGATGCCCTCTCTCTGACAACGTGCACTTTTGATCTACACAACTCGTTCGCCTTCCCAGCTGCACAGAACTTGCGATTTCCACCGAGAATCGCTCAAAAACTCTTCAAGAGAcacgctcttctctgcaggaaCGTGTGTGTGCGGATGGAAGTCAAAAGCGTGgacctcgctcttctctgggGGGTGGACAGTGCCGGAGCGAAGAAAACTCACGAGCGACGTCTCGACACCGGGTACCCGCGAAAAGATCTCTGGACTcatttctcgctttcccgCCATTtgcgcagagaaaaactcgcTCTTTTCACGAAATAAACGCTAACCCTCGCCCCCCTCTCCCTCCAGTGCGTTCGGCTGCCGGCGAATAAAAGCATGCACGCGCACCCGGCCGCTGTTTCTGCCAGACATTGGCGCCGGACTCTAGAAAAAGTGGACAAATCGACCAGAGCCCAGGACCACAGCCAGCAGAAAATGTTTTCCTCATTCTGAAGCAGAGGGCTTGCAGTCTTTGGCGGAGCTTGGAGACGAGGATGGATTTCTGAGGGACGAGAACGAGTGGAGAAGACAAAACCTCAGTTTGCTAGCGAACCCCCGCAGAAAAACCAACAGGACCACGCCTCGGCGATGCTACGcatttctccttctttggACATTTCCTCCCTCCTCATTGTTGACGCAGAGAAGGTTGAGTCAGATCTCGAGGTAAATGCAAGTATAATGCATACGGCCAGATAAAAAATGGAACTTCACATGTAGACCAGCATCTTTCTCTAGACGTACGTCCAGTAGCCGTGTACAGAGACACCATGTAGACGTAcatacaatatatatacatatatgtatatatatatatatatatacagatactGGATTTTGTGTATCCATATATGTGCACGTAcaatatgtatatgtacaccCTTCATGTAAACCACACGGTTTTAAGTTTATGTTTCTATATCTGTGTGCGCAGTTGCTTTTAACAGAGAGGGTCTGTGAAGAGATACGATCATACAGAAGCGGGGCAATACGGACGGCCGTCTTTTTGGATTTTCGGATGCTAAgccgaagaaacgcgcgagtTGCGAAGACGCgctctttttcgcctccgACCAATCtagaaaaacacacagagaccGTGTTCGCCAACAGAGGCTTGGCGAGAAATCCACTTCCCTCGCAAACTAAAAAGCTGCCTACtcgctgtacatacactccaCCTGTGAAGAAGACGGTGTGTCTGCGAACAGTACGGCGATGACTGTCAACGGAGTTCCCCTCTTTGGTCAGAAGACTATATCCTGGTTTCTGCTACGAGCTTGTTTTTGACTTTTCCGAACTGGAACTTCTCAACAAACATATCTACGTACATCACGCATACCTATCAATATGTGTCCGTATTCAAgtgtaatatatatatatatatatatatacgaaaATATTTGGAGGTGTGCACGGGAAGCGAGTGAGCTCTCGACTCTTGAGTTTGTCTGGATTGGAGACTGTCTTCAGTTCTGTCCATTCTGGGTCACCACGTGCTGCcggagtgtacagacaccgcgcCAAGGGGTCCGCGAGACACTCGAACAAATGCGAACGGACTCGGATTTACTCTGACTTTCCGTGACCATTTCC
Proteins encoded in this window:
- a CDS encoding hypothetical protein (encoded by transcript TGME49_250020); its protein translation is MLRISPSLDISSLLIVDAEKVESDLELLLTERVCEEIRSYRSGAIRTAVFLDFRMLSRRNARVAKTRSFSPPTNLEKHTETVFANRGLARNPLPSQTKKLPTRCTYTPPVKKTVCLRTVRR